The Streptomyces cyaneogriseus subsp. noncyanogenus region AGGACACCGCGCACGGCGGCAGGACCGTCGGCGACATCCACAACGGCGACTGGATCTCCTTCACGCCGTACGTCCTGAGCGACGCCGGGAAGGTCACGGCCCGCGTCTCCTCCGGCGGTGCCGGCGGCACCCTGGAGTTCCGCGCCGGGTCGGCCACCGGCACCCTGCTCGGCAAGGCGGCCGTGCCGGTCACCGGCGGCTGGGAGACCTTCCAGGAGGTCAGTGCCGACCTCTCCCGCGCGCCGCGCGGCACCACCGAGCTCTTCCTCGTCTTCAAGGGGAGCGGCACGGACGCCCTGTTCGACGTGGACGACTTCACCTTCACCACCGGCTGAGAGGAGGGGACGCCATGCGCGCGACCGGACGCGTGACGACCGCCGCCGTGGGGGCCGCCCTGCTGCTCGGCACCGTGTCGGGCACGGCCGCCTCCCAGGCGGACGGCGGCGGCGGAAAGGACGACGGCAAGCGGGTGCTGGTCTTCTCCAAGACGGCCGGCTTCCGCCACGACTCGATCCCCGAGGGCATCACCGCGATCGAGGAGCTCGGCCGGACGGGCGGCTTCCGGGTGGACGCCACCGAGAACGCGGGTGCGTTCACCCCGCGCAACCTGCGGCGCTACGACGCGGTCGTCTTCATGTCCACCACGGGTGACGTCCTCGACCCCGCGCAGCAGCGCGCCTTCGAGGGCTACATCCGGGGCGGCGGCGCCTACGTCGGCGTACACGCCGCGGCCGACACCGAGTACGACTGGGAGTTCTACGGCGGCCTGGCCGGCGCCTACTTCCGGTCGCACCCGGCGATCCAGCCGGCCACGGTGACGGTCGAGGACCGCGCCCACCCGGCCACCGCACACCTGGCGCGCACCTGGGAGCGCACCGACGAGTGGTACGACTACCGCTCCAACCCCCGGGAGCGGGCCCACGTACTCGCCTCGCTCGACGAGTCGTCGTACAGCGGCGGCACCATGCACGGCGACCATCCGATCGCCTGGTGCCAGAACTACCAGGGCGGCCGCGCCTTCTACACCGGCGGCGGCCACACCAAGGAGTCCTACGCCGAACCGGCCTTCCGCGAGCACCTGCTGGGCGGCATCCGCTGGGCCATCGGCGACGCCCAGGCCGACTGCCGCCCGGAGACCGGCTACCGGCCGCTCTTCGACGGCACCTCCCTGGCGGGCTGGAAGCAGGCGGGCCCCGGCTCGTTCACGCTGGACGAGGACGGCACGCTCACCTCCTCGGATGGCATGGGCATGCTCTGGTATGCCGAGCGCGGCTTCCGGTCGTACTCGCTGAAGCTGGACTGGCGGACGGCCGGTGACGACAACTCGGGCGTGTTCGTGGGCTTCCCGCCCTCCGACGACCCCTGGTCGGCGGTGAACAACGGCTACGAGATCCAGATCGACGCCACGGACGTGCCCGAGCGCACCACCGGGTCCGTCTACGGCTTCCGCTCCGCCGACCTGGACAAGCGCGACCGCGCGCTGAACCCGCCGGGGGAGTGGAACACGTACGAGATCCGCGTGGAGGGCGAGCGGCTCCGCGTCTGGCTCAACGGCGTGAAGATCAACGACTACACCAACACCGATCCGGCCCGGAGCCTGGCGGACGGGCACATCGGCATCCAGAACCACGGTGCCGAGGACCAGGTGTCCTTCCGCGACATCCGGATCAAGGAACTGCCCGCGACCGCCGCGCAGGGCGACTGAGCGGCGGCGGGCGGGGGACGCCGGACCCCCGCCCGCCGCCACCCCCCGTCTCCGGCGGGGTCATCCACGACGCGTGCGACAAGGAGGCTGCCCATGTCCACGTCCCCTTCCCCTTCTGCCCCTTCCTCCCTTTCTTCCCCTTCTCCATCGCTCTCCCCGTCTCCATCGCTCTCCCCTTCCCGATCGCTCTCCCCTTCCCCTTCGGCTTCCCGTACCGGTGTGTGGCTGATCGGAGCGCGGGGCTCCGTCGCCACGACCGTGGTGGCGGGCTGCGCCGCCGTGACCGCCGGACTGCACCCGCCGGCCGGCATGGTCACCGAGACGCCCGTCTTCGCCGGCACCGGACTGCCGCCGCTGCCGTCCCTCGTCTTCGGCGGCCACGACACCCTCGACTGCCCGCTGCCCAAACGGGCGGAGGCGCTCGCCGCCGCAGGCGTGCTGCCGCCCGGCCTGCCCGCCGCCGTCCACGCCGAACTGGCCGCGGCCGACCGCGAGATCCGCCCCGGCGGCCCGCAGCCCGGCGACACCCGTGACGAGGAGGCGCTGATCACCGCCTTCGCCGCGGACATCCGCGACTTCGTACGGCGCTCGGGACTGGCCCGGGCCGTCGTGGTCAACGTCGCCTCCACCGAACCCGCGGCCACCGGCGGCGCCCTGCCGCCCAGCTCGCTGTACGCGGCGGCGGCCCTGCGCGCCGGCTGCCCCTACGTCAATTTCACGCCCTCCACCGGGCTGCACCACCCGGCACTGGCCGAGGACGCGGCCTCCAGCCGCCTGCCGTACGCCGGACGCGACGGCAAGACGGGCCAGACGCTGCTGCGTTCGGTGCTGGGCCCGATGTTCGCCCAGCGCGCGCTCACGGTCCGCGCCTGGTCCGGCACCAACCTCCTCGGCGGCGGGGACGGTGCCGCCCTCGCGGACCCGGCCGCCGCGGCGGCGAAGAACGCCGGCAAGGAACGCGTCCTCGCCGACACCCTCGGCACCGTCCCCGAGGGCGAGGTCCACATCGACGACGTCCCCGCGCTCGGCGACTGGAAGACGGCCTGGGACCACATCGCCTTCGACGGTTTCCTCGGCTCCCGCATGATCCTCCAGACCATCTGGCAGGGCTGCGACTCCGCACTGGCCGCCCCGCTCGTGCTGGACCTGGCCCGGCTGGCCGCCCGCGCCCACGAGGCGGGCCTGTCCGGCCCGCTGGGCGAACTGGGCTTCTACTTCAAGGACCCGGTGGGCGACGCGCCGGCCGGCCTCGCGGAGCAGTACGCCGAGCTGACCCGCTTCGCGGACCGGCTGCGGGCGACGGACGCGGCGGAGCGGCGTGACGGGAGCGCGGCGGAGCGGCATGAGGCGCGGGGAGCGGGCGGGACGCCTGACGGCTCCGACGGCTCTCCGGGGGACGGACCCGGTGAGCGGACGGAGCGTGGCGGCGGGATCGGAGACCGGCGGTGAGCCCGGCCGACGAGGAGACGGGCGGAAACGGCCGGACCGGCGGAGCCGGTAGGGCCGCAGGGACCCGCGGGGCCGCTGGGACCGGCGGGGCGCGTGCGTCCCGTGCGCTCGCCTGGGCCGAACTGCTGCGCCTTCCCGCGCTGTTCACCGTGCCCGGTGACGCCCTCGCGGGCGCCGCGGCGGCGGGCGCGCACGCCGGTCCCCGCACACTGCTCGCCATCGGCTCCTCCCTGTGCCTGTACGAGGCCGGTATGGCCCTCAACGACTGGGCGGACCGCGCCGAGGACGCCGCCGAGCGCCCGCACCGGCCCCTGCCGTCCGGTCGCGTCCGCCCGGCCGCCGCCCTCACCGCGGCCTGTGCCCTCACCGGCGCCGGACTGGCCCTGGCCGCCGGTGCGGGACGCCGGGCCCTCGCCGTCGCCACGCCCCTCGCGGCGACCGTCTGGGCCTACGACCTCGCCCTGAAGCACACACCGGCCGGCCCCGCCGCCATGGCGGCGGCCCGCGGCCTGGACCTGCTCCTGGGCGCCGCGGCCACCACCGGCCGCGTCCGCGCCGCGCTGCCGTCCGCCGCGCTGCTGGGCACCCACACCCTCGCGGTCACGGCCGTCTCCCGCCAGGAGACCCGCGGCGGCTCGGCCCTGGCCCCCCTGGCGGCCTGTGTCACGACCGGACTGCTGGCCCGGCGGGTGACACACCGCCCCACCCGACTCCCGGCAGGCCGAGGGGAAGCAGCCGCCCCCGGCCTGCCGGGGCCCGCCCCGCAGAGCCCCGCCCGGCTCGCCGCCGCCCTCCCCGGCGCCCGGCGGCACCCGGCAGGACCGGCCGCCGCCGGGCCCGCGACCGGCCGCGGCTCCGCGCGTCTGGCCGCCGCTCTCGGCGCCGCCTACGCGGCGACCGCCGCCCGGCCCTACCTCCACGCCGCCCTCAACCCCTCACCCCCGCTCACCCAGCGCGCCGTCGGCGGCGGCATCCGGGCCACGATCCCGCTCCAGGCCGCACTCGCCGCCCGCTCCGGCGCGGCGGTCACCGCACTCCTGGTCGCGGCCCTCGCACCGGCCGGACGGAAGTTCGCGAGGAAGGTGAGCATCACATGAGCGATGGACCCCTGCGTCCCGGCGACCGTCCGGCGGCACCGACCCCCGCGACGGCAGCGAGCCCTGGGGCGGCGACGAATCCGGCGACGGCGACGGCCCCGGCGGGAGCCGCCCCGTCCCCCGCAGCCGCCCCGCCTCCGGGGGCCGCCCCGCTCTCCGAAGCCGCCCCCGGCGCCGGGCCGGTGCCCGGCCCTGCGGGCACCGCCTCCCTCCGCTTCGGCTACGGCACCAACGGCCTCGCCGACCTCCGGCTGGACGACGCCCTCACCCTGCTCGCCGACCTCGGATACGACGGCGTCGGACTCACCCTCGACCACATGCACCTCGACCCCCTCGCACCGGACCTCGCCGCCCGCACCCGCCGGGTCGCGCGGCGGCTGGACGCGCTCGGCCTGGACGTCACGGTGGAGACGGGCGCCCGCTACGTCCTCGACCCCCGCCGCAAACACGGACCCTCCCTCCTCGATCCGGACCCGGACGACCGCGCCCGCCGCACCGACCTGCTGGTCCGTGCCGTCCGGGTGGCGGCCGACCTCGGGGCCCACGCCGTCCACTGCTTCAGCGGCACCACCCCGGCCGGCACCGACGACGACACCGCCTGGAAACGGCTCGCGGACGCCCTCGCCCCGGTCCTGGACGCGGCCGGCGCCGCCGGCGTACCCGTGGCGATCGAGCCGGAACCCGGCCATCTCCTGGCCACCCTCGCCGACTTCCACCGGCTGCGCCGCGCCCTCGGCGACCCGGAGATCCTCGGCCTCACCCTCGACATCGGCCACTGCCAGTGCCTCGAACCCCTCCCTCCCGCCGACTGCGTACGCGCCGCCGCCCCCTGGCTGCGCCACGTCCAGATCGAGGACATGCGGCGCGGTGTCCACGAACACCTCCCACTGGGGGACGGCGAGATCGACTTCCCGCCCGTCCTCGCGGCCCTGGCCGCCACGGGCTACCAGGGCCTGACCGTCGTCGAACTGCCCCGCCACTCCCACGCGGGCCCCCGGTGCGCCGAACGCTCCCTCCCGTTCCTCCGCCGGGCGGCGGCCGCCGCCCGGACCCACGGCACCGGCGGCCCGCGCCGCCGGCCCCCCGGCGACCGGCGCCCGACCGCCCCGCCGACCCCCTCCGTCCCACCGGACCCCTCGTCCCCGGGAGAGCCCTCCGTCATCCCCGAAGGGAGCACCCCGTGACCTCATCGAAGCCCACACCGCGGACCCCGGCGGCGCGTCCGCAGGACACCGGCGGCCCCGACGGCACCCCGGCCGGTCCGGGCGCCCCCGCCCTCCTCCCGCCGCAGGAGCTGCACGCCCACCTCACCGCCCACCTCGGCGGTGCCGCCCGTGCCTGGCTCGACCAGGCCCTCGACGAGGCCGCCGCCCACCCCGGCGTCCACGGGCCCCTGTCCGTGTGGGAGCTGCGCCTGGCCGAGGCCGGCCGCCGCTGCGGGGCCGGTCACGCCGACGCCGCCCGCGTCGTCATCCTGCACGCGGCCCGCGCCGGCACCGAGGCCCTCACCCGGGTCTACCAGCAGGGCACCGCCGACGAACGCCGCGCCGTCCTGCTGGCCCTGCCCCATCTGGTCCCCGGCCCCGAGGCCCTCCCGCTCGTCGAGGACGCCCTGCGCACCAACGACACCCGGCTGCTGGCCGCCGCCGTCGGTCCCTACGCCGCCCGGCACCTCGATGCCCACCAGTGGCGTCACGCCGTGCTGAAGTGCCTGTTCACCGGTGTCCCGGTGGACCATGTGGCCGATCTGCCCCGCCGTGCCCACGGCGACGCCGAACTCGCCCGCATGCTCGCCGACTACGCCGCCGAGCGCACCGCCGCGGGCCGCCCCGTCCCGGCGGACCTGTACCGCGTCCTGGCCCTGACCGACCCCACGAGCGCTCCGCCCGCCGGCGACGGCACCCGCGGCAGCGACGGCAAGGAGTCCTGATGCGCATCTTCGACCCCCACATCCACATGACGTCACGGACCACGGACGACTACGAGGCGATGTACGCCGCGGGCGTCCGCGCCGTCGTCGAACCCGCCTTCTGGCTCGGCCAGCCCCGCACCTCCCCCGCGTCCTTCCGGGACTACTTCGACTCCCTGCTGGGCTGGGAGCCGTTCCGCGCCGCCCAGTACGGCATCGCCCACCACTGCACGATCGCCCTGAACCCCAAGGAGGCCAACGACCCCCGCTGCCTCCCCGTCCTCGACGACCTGCCCCGGTACCTCGTCAAGGACCGCGTCGTGGCCGTCGGCGAGATCGGCTACGACGCGATGACACCCGCCGAGGACACCGCCCTGGCCGCCCAGCTCCAACTCGCCGCCGACCACGGCCTGCCCGCCCTGGTGCACACCCCGCACCGGGACAAGCTCGCCGGTCTGCGCCGCACCCTGGACGTGGTCCGCGAGTCCGCGCTGCCCCTGGACCGGGTCCTGGTCGACCACCTCAACGAGACCACCGTCAAGGAGGCCAAGGACAGCGGCTGCTGGCTCGGCTTCTCCGTCTATCCCGACACCAAGATGGACGAGGCGCGCATGGTCGCGATCCTCCGCGCCTACGGCCCCGAGCAGGTGCTGGTCAACTCCGCCGCCGACTGGGGCAGGAGCGACCCGCTCAAGACCCGCAAGGTCGCCGACCTGATGCTCGCCGAGGGCTTCACCGAGGACGACGTCGACCTGGTGCTGTGGCGCAACCCCGCCGCCTTCTACGGCCTCAGCGGACGCCTCACCCTCGACGTCCCGGCCACGGACGCCACCCACGAGGGCAACTCCATTCTCCGGGGCGCCCCGAAAGACCC contains the following coding sequences:
- a CDS encoding ThuA domain-containing protein translates to MRATGRVTTAAVGAALLLGTVSGTAASQADGGGGKDDGKRVLVFSKTAGFRHDSIPEGITAIEELGRTGGFRVDATENAGAFTPRNLRRYDAVVFMSTTGDVLDPAQQRAFEGYIRGGGAYVGVHAAADTEYDWEFYGGLAGAYFRSHPAIQPATVTVEDRAHPATAHLARTWERTDEWYDYRSNPRERAHVLASLDESSYSGGTMHGDHPIAWCQNYQGGRAFYTGGGHTKESYAEPAFREHLLGGIRWAIGDAQADCRPETGYRPLFDGTSLAGWKQAGPGSFTLDEDGTLTSSDGMGMLWYAERGFRSYSLKLDWRTAGDDNSGVFVGFPPSDDPWSAVNNGYEIQIDATDVPERTTGSVYGFRSADLDKRDRALNPPGEWNTYEIRVEGERLRVWLNGVKINDYTNTDPARSLADGHIGIQNHGAEDQVSFRDIRIKELPATAAQGD
- a CDS encoding SCO3242 family prenyltransferase codes for the protein MSPADEETGGNGRTGGAGRAAGTRGAAGTGGARASRALAWAELLRLPALFTVPGDALAGAAAAGAHAGPRTLLAIGSSLCLYEAGMALNDWADRAEDAAERPHRPLPSGRVRPAAALTAACALTGAGLALAAGAGRRALAVATPLAATVWAYDLALKHTPAGPAAMAAARGLDLLLGAAATTGRVRAALPSAALLGTHTLAVTAVSRQETRGGSALAPLAACVTTGLLARRVTHRPTRLPAGRGEAAAPGLPGPAPQSPARLAAALPGARRHPAGPAAAGPATGRGSARLAAALGAAYAATAARPYLHAALNPSPPLTQRAVGGGIRATIPLQAALAARSGAAVTALLVAALAPAGRKFARKVSIT
- a CDS encoding TatD family hydrolase translates to MRIFDPHIHMTSRTTDDYEAMYAAGVRAVVEPAFWLGQPRTSPASFRDYFDSLLGWEPFRAAQYGIAHHCTIALNPKEANDPRCLPVLDDLPRYLVKDRVVAVGEIGYDAMTPAEDTALAAQLQLAADHGLPALVHTPHRDKLAGLRRTLDVVRESALPLDRVLVDHLNETTVKEAKDSGCWLGFSVYPDTKMDEARMVAILRAYGPEQVLVNSAADWGRSDPLKTRKVADLMLAEGFTEDDVDLVLWRNPAAFYGLSGRLTLDVPATDATHEGNSILRGAPKDPSEQPGDPAAGA
- a CDS encoding sugar phosphate isomerase/epimerase family protein, translating into MSDGPLRPGDRPAAPTPATAASPGAATNPATATAPAGAAPSPAAAPPPGAAPLSEAAPGAGPVPGPAGTASLRFGYGTNGLADLRLDDALTLLADLGYDGVGLTLDHMHLDPLAPDLAARTRRVARRLDALGLDVTVETGARYVLDPRRKHGPSLLDPDPDDRARRTDLLVRAVRVAADLGAHAVHCFSGTTPAGTDDDTAWKRLADALAPVLDAAGAAGVPVAIEPEPGHLLATLADFHRLRRALGDPEILGLTLDIGHCQCLEPLPPADCVRAAAPWLRHVQIEDMRRGVHEHLPLGDGEIDFPPVLAALAATGYQGLTVVELPRHSHAGPRCAERSLPFLRRAAAAARTHGTGGPRRRPPGDRRPTAPPTPSVPPDPSSPGEPSVIPEGSTP
- a CDS encoding EboA domain-containing protein translates to MTSSKPTPRTPAARPQDTGGPDGTPAGPGAPALLPPQELHAHLTAHLGGAARAWLDQALDEAAAHPGVHGPLSVWELRLAEAGRRCGAGHADAARVVILHAARAGTEALTRVYQQGTADERRAVLLALPHLVPGPEALPLVEDALRTNDTRLLAAAVGPYAARHLDAHQWRHAVLKCLFTGVPVDHVADLPRRAHGDAELARMLADYAAERTAAGRPVPADLYRVLALTDPTSAPPAGDGTRGSDGKES
- a CDS encoding inositol-3-phosphate synthase, whose amino-acid sequence is MSTSPSPSAPSSLSSPSPSLSPSPSLSPSRSLSPSPSASRTGVWLIGARGSVATTVVAGCAAVTAGLHPPAGMVTETPVFAGTGLPPLPSLVFGGHDTLDCPLPKRAEALAAAGVLPPGLPAAVHAELAAADREIRPGGPQPGDTRDEEALITAFAADIRDFVRRSGLARAVVVNVASTEPAATGGALPPSSLYAAAALRAGCPYVNFTPSTGLHHPALAEDAASSRLPYAGRDGKTGQTLLRSVLGPMFAQRALTVRAWSGTNLLGGGDGAALADPAAAAAKNAGKERVLADTLGTVPEGEVHIDDVPALGDWKTAWDHIAFDGFLGSRMILQTIWQGCDSALAAPLVLDLARLAARAHEAGLSGPLGELGFYFKDPVGDAPAGLAEQYAELTRFADRLRATDAAERRDGSAAERHEARGAGGTPDGSDGSPGDGPGERTERGGGIGDRR